ATCTCCATGATTACCGGATCGTTTCCGAGGCACGGTTGCTTTTGTCCAACTATTTTCAATTTCACAACACGTAGAGAATTCATGAATCTCTTGGCTTCTATGAAGTATATTATGATAGAGAATCTTAAACAGGACAGGCCTATGAATAGCAAAATTGCAAAGTCAGTGGCTGTGATCGTTGCTCACCCCGATGATGAAACATTATGGACCGGAGGAACAATACTGAGCCATCCGTTATGGCAGTGGTTCATTGTTTGCTTGTGCAGGGGAAGCGATATAGACCGGGCCCCCAGATTTTACAATGCATTAAAAATTTTCAAATCAGAAGGAATCATGGGGGATCTCGACGACGGACCTGAACAGAAACCTTTGGATAAAAAAGAGGTTGAGCTTGCTATACTGGACTTATTACCTCCAAAGTGTTTCGATCTGATAATTTCCCATAATCCAACCGGAGAATACACAAGACATATCCGGCATGAGGAAGTAAGCGAGGCAGTTATTAAACTGTGGCATGCCGGTAAAATTTCTACCAATGAATTTTGGGCCTTTGCTTACGAGGACGGCAATAAGGAATATTATCCCAGACCTGTGAAAAGCGCCCCTCTTTACCGGACACTTACGAAACGGATATTGCGTAGGAAATACAGCATAATTACGGAAACATACGGATTTGAAAAAAGCAGCTTTGAAGCAGAAACAACACCGAAGGCAGAATCATTCTGGCAATTTACTGATCCGGACGATGCTGAAAAATGGCTTAACAATGGAGGGGTTTCAGCATAAACCGGATCCCGACACGTCGGAGGGAGATTAACGCTCATGAAAGTATTGGTACTATATGATTACCCGCCTTCACCCGGAGGGCTGGCAACACAGGGAGATCTCCTATACAGGGGACTTCTTGAAATAGGTGTCGATGTCCATGCTGTTAATTTCGAATCAGCGCAGGAGAAGGAATGGTACTATCGCTGGTTTGAGCCGGATGTTGTTGTTGGTGTAGGTTATTGGGGGCACACG
This window of the Syntrophales bacterium genome carries:
- a CDS encoding PIG-L family deacetylase; this encodes MIENLKQDRPMNSKIAKSVAVIVAHPDDETLWTGGTILSHPLWQWFIVCLCRGSDIDRAPRFYNALKIFKSEGIMGDLDDGPEQKPLDKKEVELAILDLLPPKCFDLIISHNPTGEYTRHIRHEEVSEAVIKLWHAGKISTNEFWAFAYEDGNKEYYPRPVKSAPLYRTLTKRILRRKYSIITETYGFEKSSFEAETTPKAESFWQFTDPDDAEKWLNNGGVSA